In one window of Desulfovibrio sp. DNA:
- a CDS encoding respiratory nitrate reductase subunit gamma — protein MAYLKIRSYMAASPLHVRWELYPVPHEGSKTVYGGSFMEEKDWWTQPRHISHWGDIKALLTEVLFLHATFEHNIKLWVRSYPFHVGMYMLMGGTIIVLCAAFAQLFGLNPQGGLMLFVGNVINAMVLVGTLCIIIGGIGLIERRRNDDGLRRYSTPEHYFNLVIFIVFGLLGLAAWAFSPSYFELARTFIYNLITLNFAPQTSMLFSLHLLVGFFLLIWIPMTHMGHVFMKYFTYHDIRWGDEPTSYSEKNKQKILEALKFNVTWSAKHISGDGAPKSWVDVATTNPTEKKED, from the coding sequence ATGGCATACTTGAAAATCAGGTCATACATGGCCGCCAGCCCCTTGCATGTGCGCTGGGAACTTTACCCCGTCCCGCATGAAGGCAGCAAAACCGTCTACGGCGGCAGCTTCATGGAAGAAAAGGACTGGTGGACCCAGCCGCGTCACATTTCACATTGGGGCGACATCAAGGCACTGCTCACTGAAGTGCTTTTTCTGCATGCCACGTTTGAGCACAACATCAAGTTGTGGGTGCGCTCGTATCCCTTCCATGTGGGCATGTATATGCTCATGGGCGGCACGATAATTGTGCTTTGCGCTGCCTTTGCCCAGCTTTTTGGCCTGAACCCGCAGGGCGGACTGATGCTCTTTGTGGGCAACGTCATTAACGCCATGGTGCTGGTCGGCACGTTGTGCATCATCATCGGCGGTATCGGCCTTATCGAGAGACGCCGCAATGATGACGGCCTGCGCCGCTACAGCACGCCCGAACATTACTTCAACCTGGTCATTTTCATTGTTTTCGGCCTTCTTGGCCTGGCCGCCTGGGCTTTCTCTCCCTCGTATTTCGAACTGGCCCGCACCTTTATCTACAACCTGATTACCCTCAACTTCGCCCCGCAGACCAGCATGCTGTTCAGCCTGCACCTGCTGGTGGGCTTTTTCCTGCTCATCTGGATTCCCATGACGCACATGGGGCACGTTTTCATGAAGTACTTCACCTATCATGACATTCGTTGGGGCGATGAGCCCACCAGCTACAGCGAGAAGAACAAGCAGAAAATCCTTGAGGCCCTCAAGTTCAATGTGACCTGGTCGGCCAAGCATATCTCAGGTGATGGCGCCCCCAAGAGCTGGGTAGACGTCGCCACGACCAACCCCACAGAAAAGAAAGAAGACTAG